A single region of the Herpetosiphon gulosus genome encodes:
- a CDS encoding STM4015 family protein: protein MAQLPWMSELAPSNIADWDHPSVLQSTGVVHRIGLGYEDDYDTKTAWIDRFADFLALPKVEKTTGLVIGPWWELDDGNGPVDQVIETLVSAAPQLPNVRALFIGDITSEESEISWIEQDDLSPLLSAFPNLQHFAIRGANGLSLGSCQHSQLKTLVIQSGGLPNRVVQEILHGKLPALEHLELWLGSDWYGGDVTLTDLEPLLNGELFPNLKVLALRDCSFADDLAIAISQSKIINRIEVLDLSLGNLGDDGAKALLACPAIKQLKLLDLHYHYIEQEIAQQFKQLGIEVDISEPQDPHRYDRRYIAVSE, encoded by the coding sequence ATGGCTCAATTGCCATGGATGTCGGAGCTGGCTCCATCGAATATTGCCGATTGGGATCACCCCAGTGTCTTGCAATCAACTGGTGTAGTACATCGCATCGGGCTTGGCTACGAAGATGATTACGATACCAAGACAGCGTGGATTGATCGCTTTGCTGATTTTTTGGCCTTGCCCAAGGTTGAAAAAACCACAGGTTTGGTGATTGGCCCGTGGTGGGAGCTTGATGATGGCAATGGCCCGGTTGATCAGGTGATTGAAACCTTGGTCAGTGCCGCGCCCCAATTGCCCAATGTACGCGCCTTATTTATTGGCGATATTACCAGCGAAGAATCGGAAATTTCGTGGATCGAGCAGGATGATCTTTCGCCCTTGCTCTCGGCGTTTCCCAATTTGCAGCATTTTGCAATTCGCGGGGCCAATGGCTTGAGCCTTGGTTCATGTCAGCATTCCCAACTCAAAACCTTGGTGATTCAAAGTGGTGGCTTGCCCAACCGAGTCGTGCAGGAAATTTTGCACGGCAAATTGCCAGCCTTAGAGCACCTCGAATTATGGCTTGGCTCCGATTGGTATGGCGGCGATGTTACCCTGACTGATCTCGAACCCTTGCTGAACGGTGAGTTATTTCCCAATCTCAAGGTGTTGGCCTTGCGCGATTGCTCGTTTGCTGATGATTTGGCGATTGCCATCAGCCAATCCAAGATCATCAATCGGATCGAAGTGCTCGATCTTTCGTTGGGCAATCTTGGCGACGATGGGGCCAAGGCACTTTTGGCATGCCCAGCGATTAAACAACTCAAACTGCTCGATTTGCACTATCACTATATCGAGCAGGAAATTGCCCAACAATTCAAACAATTGGGCATTGAAGTCGATATCTCCGAGCCACAAGATCCTCATCGCTATGATCGACGCTATATCGCGGTGAGTGAATGA
- the galE gene encoding UDP-glucose 4-epimerase GalE has translation MRILVSGGAGYIGSVTSAALLDAGYDVVIFDNLRQGHRQAVPAAATFVLGDLNNIAEIRSAFEAHGPFDGILNFASHTLVGESMQHPEYYLRDSVVAGINLLTVAAEHGVKAFILSSTANLFDDPAKMPIDENERIVPGSPYGEMKAWMERALYWYERVHGIHYGALRYFNACGCTPTIGEHHDPETHLIPLVLQVALGQRESIAIFGDDYPTPDGSCVRDYVHVSDLASAHILTLQALLNGGASRRYNLGNGGGFSVKEVIQAVRNVTGHAIPAVVAPRRAGDPATLVASSETIRRDLGWEPRYATIESIIESAWAWHQQHPHGYSE, from the coding sequence ATGCGTATTTTGGTCTCCGGTGGCGCTGGCTATATTGGCAGCGTAACCAGTGCCGCATTGCTTGATGCCGGCTATGACGTTGTAATCTTTGATAATTTGCGCCAAGGCCATCGCCAAGCGGTTCCTGCCGCTGCGACCTTTGTCTTGGGTGATCTGAATAATATTGCTGAAATTCGCAGTGCCTTTGAAGCCCATGGCCCTTTCGATGGGATTTTAAACTTTGCCTCGCATACTTTGGTCGGCGAGTCGATGCAGCACCCTGAGTATTATCTGCGTGATAGCGTGGTGGCAGGGATTAATTTGCTGACGGTTGCCGCTGAACATGGCGTGAAGGCCTTTATTCTCTCATCAACCGCCAATCTCTTCGACGACCCCGCCAAAATGCCAATCGACGAAAACGAACGAATTGTGCCAGGTTCGCCCTATGGTGAGATGAAAGCGTGGATGGAGCGGGCGCTCTATTGGTATGAACGGGTGCATGGCATTCACTATGGTGCACTGCGTTATTTCAATGCCTGTGGTTGTACGCCCACCATTGGCGAACACCATGACCCTGAAACCCACTTGATTCCCTTGGTTTTGCAAGTTGCTTTGGGCCAGCGCGAATCAATTGCGATCTTCGGCGACGATTATCCAACGCCCGATGGTTCGTGTGTGCGCGACTATGTGCATGTGAGCGATTTGGCCTCGGCCCATATTCTGACCTTGCAAGCTTTGCTCAACGGCGGAGCCAGTCGCCGCTACAATTTGGGCAATGGCGGCGGTTTCAGCGTCAAAGAAGTCATCCAAGCAGTGCGCAATGTAACTGGTCATGCGATTCCAGCGGTGGTTGCGCCGCGCCGTGCTGGCGATCCGGCAACCTTGGTCGCTTCATCGGAAACGATTCGCCGCGATTTGGGCTGGGAGCCACGCTATGCCACGATCGAGAGTATCATCGAGAGTGCTTGGGCTTGGCATCAACAACATCCTCATGGGTATAGCGAATAA
- a CDS encoding STM4015 family protein: MIFAWMGYFGQSSLTNWDGRLKLDPIGHPVHLHLEYNYRSKTPAQTWQDYFNAWLATDEPAKTTGLVIGRWWQDSAHDGDIDLVLESLVNARECLPLLKALFIGDFTSDEWEISWILQGDYAAILAAYPQLEYLAIRGGSNLSFGAIQHQQLKALIIQTGGLAAQVVRDVAAANLPALEHLELWLGSNEYGGNSTIDDLQPILQGERFPNLVTLALRDCEYADLLAQAVANAPIVERIKILDLSLGNLSDTGAEALFTSPAIRKLEFLDLHHHYMSDGMRDCWPTIEVNCDVSDQQIADEDGDEEYRYIAVSE; the protein is encoded by the coding sequence ATGATTTTTGCGTGGATGGGCTATTTTGGTCAATCAAGTTTGACCAACTGGGATGGCCGCTTAAAACTCGATCCAATTGGCCACCCCGTGCACCTACATTTGGAATACAATTATCGCTCGAAAACGCCTGCCCAAACTTGGCAGGATTATTTTAACGCTTGGCTGGCAACCGATGAGCCAGCTAAAACCACGGGCTTGGTGATTGGCCGCTGGTGGCAGGATTCAGCCCACGATGGCGATATTGATCTTGTTTTAGAAAGCTTGGTTAATGCCCGCGAGTGCTTGCCCTTGCTCAAAGCCCTGTTCATCGGCGATTTTACCTCTGACGAATGGGAAATTTCGTGGATTTTGCAAGGCGATTATGCTGCAATCTTGGCCGCCTACCCGCAGCTTGAATATTTGGCAATTCGCGGTGGCTCAAACCTTAGTTTTGGTGCGATTCAGCATCAACAACTCAAGGCCTTAATCATTCAAACTGGTGGGTTAGCGGCGCAAGTTGTGCGTGATGTGGCTGCCGCCAATTTACCAGCGCTTGAGCACTTAGAGCTGTGGTTGGGTAGTAATGAGTATGGCGGCAATTCAACGATCGACGATTTACAGCCGATTTTGCAGGGTGAGCGTTTTCCCAACTTGGTAACCTTAGCCTTACGTGATTGTGAATATGCTGATCTGCTGGCTCAAGCAGTGGCTAATGCCCCAATTGTTGAACGGATCAAAATCCTCGATCTTTCGCTGGGCAACTTGAGCGATACCGGAGCCGAGGCCTTATTCACTAGCCCAGCGATTCGTAAGCTTGAATTTCTCGATTTGCATCACCATTATATGAGCGATGGCATGCGCGATTGTTGGCCGACGATCGAAGTTAATTGCGATGTGAGCGATCAACAAATTGCCGACGAAGATGGCGACGAAGAATATCGCTATATCGCCGTCAGCGAGTAA
- a CDS encoding STM4012 family radical SAM protein has product MHLREYANATPYMGYSYSYPHKSAYRQLEPRSLREVWADEAHDQLFLYLHIPFCEMRCGFCNLFTTTNPNESMVQRYLATLELQMQAVHNELGDVQFSRMAIGGGTPTYLSASELDQLFSMSQRWLGVDSRAIPLSVETSPHTATADRMAILGQAGVDRVSIGVQSFLDHEAHAAGRAQRRPEVEQALATIRAAQIPTLNIDLIYGLPNQTVATWLESLEIALQWRPEELYLYPLYVRPLTGLDRRGTGWEHDLRLECYRAGRERLLAAGYQQISMRMFRAAHAPDDSQAPRYCCQTDGMLGLGAGARSYTRKLHYSSDYAVGASSVRQIIQNYNQRSLLDLSQVDYGCVVSSAEQHRRFVIQSLLQVSGLDTQAYRAQFGSDVLADLSQINELIECGWAEYQHGVYQLTPTGLERSDLIGPWLYSPQIRQLSAEFILR; this is encoded by the coding sequence ATGCATCTGCGTGAATATGCCAATGCTACGCCTTACATGGGCTATAGCTATAGTTACCCACATAAATCGGCCTATCGCCAGCTGGAGCCACGCTCGTTACGCGAAGTTTGGGCCGACGAAGCGCATGATCAACTATTTCTATATTTGCACATTCCCTTTTGCGAGATGCGCTGTGGCTTTTGTAATTTGTTCACGACCACTAACCCCAACGAATCGATGGTACAGCGCTATTTGGCGACGTTAGAGCTTCAGATGCAGGCAGTTCACAACGAGCTTGGCGATGTGCAGTTTAGTCGCATGGCGATTGGTGGAGGTACACCAACCTATTTAAGTGCTAGCGAATTGGATCAGCTTTTTAGCATGAGCCAGCGCTGGCTTGGGGTCGATTCACGAGCGATTCCCTTATCGGTTGAAACGTCGCCCCACACTGCGACCGCTGATCGCATGGCGATATTAGGTCAAGCAGGGGTTGATCGGGTAAGCATTGGGGTGCAGAGCTTCCTTGATCATGAAGCCCATGCTGCTGGCCGTGCCCAACGCCGACCTGAGGTTGAGCAGGCGCTAGCCACAATTCGCGCAGCCCAAATTCCCACATTAAATATTGATTTAATTTATGGTTTGCCCAACCAAACCGTGGCAACATGGCTTGAATCGTTGGAAATTGCCTTGCAGTGGCGGCCCGAAGAGTTGTATTTGTATCCGTTGTATGTGCGACCGTTGACTGGCTTGGATCGGCGGGGCACAGGCTGGGAGCACGATTTACGCTTGGAATGCTATCGGGCGGGCCGTGAACGCTTGTTGGCGGCAGGCTATCAGCAAATTTCAATGCGTATGTTTCGCGCCGCTCATGCGCCAGACGACAGTCAAGCACCAAGGTATTGCTGCCAAACTGATGGGATGTTGGGCTTGGGCGCTGGTGCGCGTTCGTACACTCGCAAGCTCCATTATTCCAGCGATTATGCGGTTGGGGCTAGCTCGGTTCGTCAAATTATTCAAAATTACAATCAGCGCAGTTTGCTTGATTTGAGCCAAGTTGATTATGGTTGTGTTGTTTCGAGTGCTGAGCAACACCGCCGCTTTGTGATTCAATCGCTGTTACAGGTCAGTGGGCTGGATACGCAAGCCTATCGGGCGCAATTTGGCAGCGATGTTTTAGCTGATTTGAGCCAAATCAACGAATTAATTGAGTGTGGTTGGGCTGAATATCAGCATGGCGTGTATCAATTAACTCCAACCGGTTTAGAACGCTCAGATCTGATTGGCC
- a CDS encoding STM4014 family protein: MIVIGNPHDRRVALWQAALDRQGQPPAHVISYYDLLAGQIYSAEWIKSGELVRIESPGKDEQLYRELVRFGAELRPEPEFEHWPIDAELPQERGRLWGSRQWYRGYTRLLSQLEQQLTNLNARLLQHPTDIAVMFDKVACHARLAQADVLVPRSLPAIGSFEELQAALQTHGWQRAFIKLAHGSSASGVVAYRTNGRQMQAITTVELVETSAGLQLYNSRSLRTYTHLREIQPLIDALAKQRVHVEEWVPKARLAGKVYDLRMLVIAGKAQHTVVRTSTTPITNLHLLNPRGDLAAVQAQLGAEFWQAVRQQAEAASACFKRSLYAGVDLLIANSLKHCLVGEVNAFGDLLPNVLVDGLDSYEAELVGLGSRD; encoded by the coding sequence ATGATCGTTATTGGCAATCCACATGATCGACGAGTTGCGCTGTGGCAGGCGGCCTTGGATCGTCAAGGTCAGCCGCCAGCCCATGTGATCAGCTACTACGATCTATTGGCAGGTCAAATTTATTCGGCAGAATGGATCAAATCTGGCGAGTTAGTACGGATTGAATCGCCTGGTAAGGATGAACAACTGTATCGTGAACTGGTACGGTTTGGCGCTGAACTAAGGCCTGAGCCTGAGTTTGAGCATTGGCCGATTGATGCTGAGTTGCCGCAAGAGCGCGGGCGCTTGTGGGGTAGTCGCCAATGGTATCGTGGTTATACCCGCTTGCTAAGCCAGCTCGAACAACAATTAACCAACTTGAATGCACGCTTGTTACAACATCCCACTGACATTGCCGTAATGTTCGATAAAGTGGCCTGCCATGCCCGGTTAGCGCAAGCCGATGTGCTTGTGCCACGCAGTTTGCCAGCAATTGGCTCGTTTGAAGAATTACAAGCAGCGCTGCAAACTCATGGCTGGCAGCGAGCTTTTATCAAACTAGCGCATGGTTCAAGCGCCTCGGGCGTGGTGGCTTATCGCACCAATGGCCGCCAAATGCAGGCCATTACCACGGTCGAGTTGGTTGAAACTAGTGCTGGTTTGCAATTGTACAACTCTCGCAGTTTGCGCACCTACACCCATTTGCGCGAAATTCAACCATTAATTGATGCCTTGGCCAAACAACGAGTCCATGTTGAAGAGTGGGTTCCGAAGGCGCGGCTGGCGGGCAAGGTCTACGATTTACGCATGTTGGTGATTGCGGGCAAAGCCCAACACACGGTTGTGCGCACCAGCACTACGCCAATTACCAACCTGCATCTATTAAATCCACGCGGCGATTTGGCGGCGGTACAAGCCCAGTTGGGAGCCGAATTTTGGCAGGCTGTGCGACAACAGGCCGAAGCGGCTAGTGCATGTTTTAAGCGTTCGCTGTACGCTGGGGTTGATTTGCTGATTGCCAATAGCCTGAAACATTGCTTGGTTGGCGAAGTCAATGCCTTTGGCGATTTGCTACCAAATGTGTTGGTCGATGGACTTGATAGTTATGAGGCAGAATTAGTGGGGCTAGGGAGCAGGGACTAG
- a CDS encoding PaaI family thioesterase, whose product MVSTTQPAFQDQLQGNHCWGCGKDNPHGLQIKSYWDGAEAICHWQPQPWHCASPTHVVNGGIIGALIDCHAIISAMALAAQQVGVALSSPMPIWYVTGKLEIAYHKPTPLGPSLELRARFAVQNERKTLVTCTLSAADQLCATGTVLAVRVPNEWMRS is encoded by the coding sequence ATGGTTTCAACGACGCAACCAGCCTTTCAAGATCAATTGCAGGGCAATCATTGTTGGGGCTGTGGCAAGGATAATCCTCATGGCTTGCAAATCAAAAGCTATTGGGATGGTGCTGAAGCAATTTGTCATTGGCAACCACAGCCATGGCATTGTGCCTCGCCAACTCATGTGGTTAATGGCGGAATCATTGGCGCATTAATCGATTGCCACGCAATTATTAGTGCCATGGCCTTGGCTGCTCAACAGGTTGGGGTTGCGCTAAGCAGCCCCATGCCGATTTGGTATGTGACTGGTAAGCTTGAAATTGCCTACCACAAACCAACGCCGCTTGGCCCAAGCTTGGAGTTGCGTGCTCGCTTCGCGGTGCAAAACGAGCGCAAAACCTTGGTGACCTGCACGCTTAGCGCCGCCGATCAGCTGTGTGCAACTGGCACGGTCTTGGCTGTGCGTGTTCCCAATGAATGGATGCGCTCTTAA
- a CDS encoding STM4013/SEN3800 family hydrolase: MKQYIPTHDIVLITLDTLRYDVAVAEWTNGGTPNLRALLPDGWQERHSPGSFTYAAHQAMFAGFMPTPATPGPHGRLFAARFAGSETTTEQTFTFDAPEIVTGLAQVGYRTICIGGVGFFNRQTALSCVLPDLFQESYWEPGLGVTEPRSTEFQVALAVERLQAIPAEQRIFLFINISALHQPNCHYLAGAKGDTLASHAAALRYVDSQLPALFAALRRRNPSFLMLCSDHGTAYGEDGFSGHRLAHPTVWTVPYADCCLEEAHASA; the protein is encoded by the coding sequence ATGAAACAATACATTCCAACGCACGACATTGTGCTCATAACCTTGGATACTTTGCGCTACGACGTGGCGGTAGCTGAGTGGACGAATGGTGGCACACCCAATTTACGGGCACTGTTGCCAGACGGCTGGCAAGAACGCCATAGCCCAGGCTCGTTCACCTATGCTGCGCATCAAGCGATGTTTGCTGGTTTTATGCCCACGCCTGCTACACCTGGCCCACATGGCCGTTTGTTTGCGGCCCGTTTTGCTGGCAGCGAAACCACCACTGAGCAAACCTTTACCTTTGACGCACCAGAAATTGTCACAGGCTTGGCGCAGGTTGGCTATCGCACGATTTGTATCGGCGGCGTGGGCTTTTTCAATCGCCAAACTGCATTAAGCTGTGTACTGCCCGATTTATTTCAGGAATCGTATTGGGAGCCAGGCTTGGGAGTGACCGAGCCACGTTCGACCGAGTTTCAGGTGGCCTTGGCAGTTGAGCGCTTACAGGCAATCCCAGCCGAGCAACGAATCTTTCTGTTTATCAATATTTCAGCCTTGCATCAACCCAATTGCCACTATTTGGCTGGCGCGAAAGGTGATACGTTGGCAAGTCATGCGGCGGCTTTACGCTATGTTGATAGCCAGTTGCCAGCCTTATTTGCTGCGCTACGACGGCGCAACCCAAGCTTTTTAATGCTCTGTTCTGATCATGGTACAGCCTATGGCGAGGATGGTTTTTCTGGCCATCGCCTAGCCCATCCCACGGTTTGGACAGTGCCCTATGCTGATTGCTGTTTGGAGGAAGCCCATGCATCTGCGTGA
- a CDS encoding phage tail sheath C-terminal domain-containing protein: MAEVILPGTYITVRDEGLISAGRIASGYIGIVGTAASGPINQVQILGSFSEAKAIFGASDAWQGGTKNELTLVRALEQIYNNGGKTVYAVRSEGVTVDNYKTALAELENEIVNLVLLAGQDNSNVGMANALIAHLTTTAGIKRERIGLIGSALGDDIAKISGHSYASDRLIFVAPGIKSSVSDPATQTVSQVSLPGSYLAAAVAGLIAALPVQSSPTNKTVAIEGLTTNFSASQLEQLVQKRVLVVEKREGWRVVKGITTATNSAWHQITTRRIVDYAIYGVRSACNPYIGKLNNDRVRGAMKATLDAFLTRMVEDEALVGYSLDVSATRAQQIAGEVQVSLTLQPTFSIDFILVTMYLG; encoded by the coding sequence ATGGCTGAAGTGATTTTGCCAGGCACCTACATCACGGTGCGTGATGAGGGGCTGATTAGCGCAGGGCGCATCGCCTCGGGCTATATTGGCATTGTTGGCACGGCAGCAAGTGGTCCAATCAATCAAGTTCAAATTTTGGGCAGTTTCAGCGAGGCCAAGGCGATCTTCGGGGCTAGCGACGCTTGGCAGGGCGGCACAAAAAACGAATTAACCCTGGTTCGGGCTTTGGAGCAAATTTATAATAACGGCGGCAAAACGGTTTATGCAGTGCGCAGCGAAGGCGTAACAGTTGATAATTATAAAACTGCCCTCGCTGAATTGGAAAATGAAATCGTTAATTTGGTCTTATTAGCTGGTCAAGATAACTCAAACGTGGGCATGGCCAATGCTTTAATCGCTCACCTCACCACCACCGCAGGCATTAAACGCGAACGCATCGGCTTAATCGGCAGTGCGCTTGGCGACGATATCGCTAAAATCTCTGGTCATAGCTATGCCAGCGACCGCTTGATTTTCGTCGCACCTGGGATTAAAAGCTCGGTTAGCGATCCAGCCACCCAAACTGTCAGTCAAGTTTCCTTGCCTGGCAGTTATTTGGCTGCTGCTGTGGCTGGCCTGATCGCCGCTTTACCAGTTCAATCCAGCCCGACCAACAAAACTGTGGCAATTGAAGGCTTGACCACCAACTTTAGCGCCTCGCAGCTTGAACAATTGGTGCAAAAACGAGTTTTGGTGGTCGAAAAACGTGAAGGCTGGCGCGTGGTCAAAGGCATTACCACCGCCACCAATTCGGCTTGGCATCAAATTACTACTCGCCGAATCGTCGATTATGCGATCTATGGCGTGCGCTCAGCCTGTAATCCCTACATTGGCAAGTTGAATAACGACCGCGTGCGCGGCGCAATGAAAGCGACGCTTGATGCCTTTTTGACCCGTATGGTCGAAGATGAGGCCTTGGTTGGCTATTCGTTGGATGTTTCGGCGACTCGCGCTCAGCAAATTGCTGGTGAAGTGCAAGTGTCGCTCACATTGCAGCCAACCTTCAGTATCGACTTCATCTTAGTAACGATGTATTTGGGTTAG